One Epidermidibacterium keratini DNA segment encodes these proteins:
- a CDS encoding GntR family transcriptional regulator → MTDQLRPDEIVSILSDEIAALSPGDRIESEHTLMKRFGVGRSVVRSVIGTLQSMHLVRRVQGSGTFVNRRIDYVISRSKSPSLHKTVEASGAHSETVLIGSDHSFLPAKAAARLELPPDTEVQHLTRLSHINGLPAMYVEEWILPGVCDHVDVAIGVVRSVDETLRGMGFLPIRAWCQASLDVAPAHARQRLELDEHDHTWVVESIARDRDTATALFHSRTWTRQDAVRLVLELDDIATS, encoded by the coding sequence GTGACCGACCAGCTGCGCCCCGACGAGATCGTCAGCATCCTCTCCGACGAGATCGCCGCGCTGAGCCCGGGCGATCGCATCGAGTCCGAGCACACGCTGATGAAGCGGTTCGGCGTCGGGCGGTCCGTCGTACGCTCGGTTATCGGAACCCTGCAGTCGATGCATCTCGTACGCCGGGTGCAGGGGTCGGGCACGTTCGTCAACCGGCGCATCGACTATGTGATCTCGCGGAGCAAATCGCCGTCGCTGCACAAGACCGTTGAGGCTAGCGGTGCTCACAGCGAGACAGTGCTGATCGGCAGTGACCACTCGTTTCTCCCGGCAAAAGCGGCGGCGCGCCTGGAGCTGCCACCAGACACCGAAGTGCAGCACCTCACCAGGCTCAGCCACATTAACGGGCTTCCTGCAATGTATGTCGAAGAGTGGATTCTGCCGGGCGTGTGCGACCACGTTGACGTTGCGATCGGCGTCGTCCGCTCGGTTGACGAGACACTGCGTGGCATGGGGTTTCTCCCGATTCGCGCCTGGTGCCAGGCAAGTTTGGACGTCGCACCAGCGCATGCCCGGCAACGGCTCGAGCTCGATGAGCACGACCACACGTGGGTCGTAGAGAGCATCGCTCGCGATCGCGACACGGCGACGGCGTTGTTTCACTCGCGCACCTGGACCCGCCAGGACGCCGTCCGTCTCGTCCTCGAACTCGACGACATCGCCACCTCGTAG